The segment GCAGGGATGCTGACTGGAATTCCGAACACTTGAGACCAGCGACTGGTAAGTACTTCGGCGCATCCACTGTTCTCTCCACACCCAAGCGGCCGCCCGGATTCGGCTAATGAAGTTGAGTACAAATATACTGCGACACCGAGCGCGATCGTCGAGAGTAGGAGACAAGTTGTTCTGACCCACGACGCGGGGACATCAATGCTTGTATCAGAGGCAGGGCCGGATGTAGAAGTGTTCAAATTAAGTGAGCTCCATGAGTTTGCCTGATTTGAATATACTGCATTCGCTGGCGAAGCTCCACAATTGGAAACTTTATCTATGGAACTCAGGATCGATGCGCCTGTCAATGTTTAAGCTTTGCTGAATGTTCAAAGTGTCACGCTGCAGATATGTGCAAACCTTAATATGCATGCCAGGCAGTTCACGTTTTCAAAGTAGAAACCGTTCTCAAAAAAAACTGGTTCACACTGCAATAGCTTGCGCGCGGATTTTGATTGACGGTCGATTTTCAATGCAACGCAAAGCGTGCATGGACGCGAATGTGACGGCTGATTTAGTCGCCGCACTTGGGCATTGTGGACATAGTGCGATTCCAGACGAATCACGGGTGGCCGAAGTGGCAGCGGCCAGACTATCCACTGTCTTCCACAATTCGTCCGTCTTCCAGTTTTAAAATGCGGTCAGCGAGATCCAGGATTCGGTTATCGTGTGTGACCATCACGGTCGTCGTTCCTCGAACCTCTCCCAGACGCTTGAGCAATTGCACTGTCTTCACCCCTGAATCCTTGTCCAGTGCAGCGGTCGGTTCGTCCGCGAAGATGATTGACGGGTTCCCTACCAACGCTCGTGCAACGGCGACTCTTTGTTTCTGACCGCCAGACAGCTTCGCAGGCATGTAACTTAGCCGCTCGCCCAAACCGAGTTGAGTGAGAATGTGAGCTGATGCACGATCAAATTCTTTTCGATTCAATGCCCCGTGCACCTCAAGCCCCATTCGGACATTTTGCATCGCTGTCAGGCTTTCATGAAGATTGTGGGCTTGAAAGATAAACCCCAGTCTCCGACGCAAACCGTTGAGCTGTCTGTCGGCAGCACCTCGCAACTCCTGGCCCAACAACTGGACGTGGCCATCCTGGATCTCTCGCAAACAACCGACCAACGTCAACAACGTGGTTTTGCCGGAACCTGATGGCCCCATGAGAATCGTGAGTTGACCTCGCTTAATTTTTAAGTTGATGTCGAACAACGCCTGAAACCGAGCCTCCCCCAAGCCAAACCAATGGTTCAATCCATCGACGACAATTGCCGACGTCGTATTCGCAGATCGGGGCTCAAGTTGTGTGTTCGTTTTCATTTGATCTGAACAAAGGCAATATTTAAAAAAGGTCAGCCGGATCTGCGTTCGCCAGTTTTCGCATCGCAATCATTCCAGACAAAGCACAGCTGCCAACCGTGCCCACAAAAACCGCCGCGGCACGCGCGAGATTCATCGCGATCGGCAATCCCGTTGCTTCGGCCATGACGGTATAGATGCCGAGTGCGACCAGTAAAGCCGGGATAAAACCAGCGATCGCTAATATGATTGCTTCCTCGAAAATGATGCTGCGAAAGTACCGCTGGTCATAACCCATTGCCTTGAAGGTGGCATATTCTCGAAGATGATCCGCTACGTCAGTGGATAGGATCTGGTAGACGATCACAATGCCAACAATGATTCCAATGATGACTCCCATGCCAAAAATCAGCCCGACTGGCCGAACAGTTGTCTGGTATTGGACGTCTTGTTCAATTGCAGCTTCGATGGTGCGGATTTCCAGCGATTGGGCATTCAGTGCGGTGCGAATACGATCGACGACGATACCCGGATCCTCGCCCTTGCCAATTTTGAGCAGGATGTGATTCGGCGCACCGGAAAATCGGGCAGGAAAAAGACGCATGAACGTCTGGTCTGACACAACCATAAATCCATCGCCTGAAAACCCGCCGCCAAACGAAACGGTTCCTACAACGGCCAGCTGCTGATTGTTGGCTTCTAAAACCAACGGGCTATCAAGAGTCGCTTGCGAAAGCTGCCCCGACTCCATTCCTCGGGCGCGTCGATCAAGCAACACGTTGTTGGCGAGCTTGAGAGAGTTGACATTGCCGATAGCCGTGCCAATAAATGACTGTCGGGCCGGATCAATTCCAATCGTATTGAATTCAATATTGGTTCCGTTGTCGTTTTGCCATTTCGTCATTCCCACAAACAGTGGGCAGGCTTCAGTGACACCGGGCACTCCTAACGCCTGATACATACGACGACTCGCGACGTTGGAACCGTCCATGATTCCTGTTGCATCCGAAGCCGAAATCATGACGTCTGCTTCGAAACCACTGTAGGTAACACGAATGGCCTCGCTGAATGCCCCCATCATTCCAAGTTGAACGAAAACCAGAATCCCTGCGAACGCGACACCTGCCGCAGCAGCAGCGAATCTCAACCTGTTGGAAACAAGTTGCAACCAGCCAAGCGGCAATCGTCCCAATAGACGAGAAAGGATTCTGGTCACTGCGCATCCTCAACAGCGATCCGACCAGTAACCTCAAGATTCGTGAGCCGTGCTGCACGTTTCGAGGAATCGGCGTCGAGATTGACCGTTACTCTTATAACACGAGCATCAGTATTGGCTGCCGGGTCATCGCGAATGGTTGTTTGACGCTCAACCGCAAATCCAATCTCGCTAACAATTCCAAAAAGTGAAGTTGTAAGTGGATCTGCTGAGAGCTCAACGTGTTGACCGACAGCGATAACCCCAATCTCGGACTGGTAAACCTCCAGTTCAGCCGTCATCCGTTGCACATTGGCAATGTCCAAAATGCCTTTGGTTCCCGGTTTCTCACCGGGGCGAGCGTAGATGTCGAGGATCGTTCCGGTGACCGGCGCTGTCACAATGCCTCGAGCCAAATCATGTTTGGCGCGATTCAAGTCGGCGATGGCCGCATCAAGTTTCCGCTTTGCGACGGCCACGTCAGGTTGCGTTTCCATTTCCTGTGCTGTGAAACGTGTTACCGTTGCTTCTGCCATGGCAACATCCTTTCGCGATTGCGAAAATTCCGCAGACGCCTGATCCAGCTCTGACTGAGAGACTGCATTTTGTCCGCGCAAGTTCTTCATGCGTTTGTATTCTTGCAAGGCCAATGCTTCGCCAGCCTTGGCGCGATCAAGTGCTGCTTGCGCCTCGCCGAGCCCTGCACCAATCGTCATTCGAGTCTGGGCAAGGGCCGTTCGCTGTAGTGCGACATTGGCTTCGGCCGACGCCACAGCAGATTCGAGACTGGCGCGATTGTCGAGCAGAGCCAGTGTTTCCCCACGTTCAACCCGGCTGCCAATTTCGACTTTGATTTCGTCAATTCGTGCGTCGCCAGCACCAAATGGCGGCGAGATAGTGATTACTTTGCCCTCCGGAACTAGCCGTCCCAACGCGACGACGGTTCGAATCGTAGCCTGTTCAGGTTCCGATTCTGCATCCTGCTCAACGGGAACTGCGATCGGATTACTTGTGCCACCGCCGGGTCGTAGTCCGGTTATTTTCAGGAAGTAACGTAGCGGTGGAGGTTGAACGTAGATCCCAATCACTCCTCCTGTGAACAGAAATAAAGGAATGAACGCCAACCAGAAAAATCGGGGAATTCTTCTGCGTCCCTGACGCTGGTTGCTCGTTTGCATTTCGTTGTGCTTCACTACGTCGAGAGGCAATTCACTATCCCGGATTTCGGGCTGAGAGTCAGTCTTTTTGCTTGGTTCCATTCTCAACTCCGAACTGATTGATGCTGCAGTTCTCGCAGCAAACTTCCGACGCCCATACTTTACTACCATCCAACGCTTACCACGCCGTCAAAATTATGATGCATCGTGGTGAGTAAATTGGCTGGAACGGACAGCGGTTTGGCGTGCGAGTTCAGATCCAACAGACAGGCATTGATTCGTTCGGAGAGCGTAAAGCATTTATGACATCAAGGATAGTTATCTTGCCTGGTGCGAACG is part of the Mariniblastus fucicola genome and harbors:
- a CDS encoding ATP-binding cassette domain-containing protein, with the protein product MKTNTQLEPRSANTTSAIVVDGLNHWFGLGEARFQALFDINLKIKRGQLTILMGPSGSGKTTLLTLVGCLREIQDGHVQLLGQELRGAADRQLNGLRRRLGFIFQAHNLHESLTAMQNVRMGLEVHGALNRKEFDRASAHILTQLGLGERLSYMPAKLSGGQKQRVAVARALVGNPSIIFADEPTAALDKDSGVKTVQLLKRLGEVRGTTTVMVTHDNRILDLADRILKLEDGRIVEDSG
- the devC gene encoding ABC transporter permease DevC gives rise to the protein MTRILSRLLGRLPLGWLQLVSNRLRFAAAAAGVAFAGILVFVQLGMMGAFSEAIRVTYSGFEADVMISASDATGIMDGSNVASRRMYQALGVPGVTEACPLFVGMTKWQNDNGTNIEFNTIGIDPARQSFIGTAIGNVNSLKLANNVLLDRRARGMESGQLSQATLDSPLVLEANNQQLAVVGTVSFGGGFSGDGFMVVSDQTFMRLFPARFSGAPNHILLKIGKGEDPGIVVDRIRTALNAQSLEIRTIEAAIEQDVQYQTTVRPVGLIFGMGVIIGIIVGIVIVYQILSTDVADHLREYATFKAMGYDQRYFRSIIFEEAIILAIAGFIPALLVALGIYTVMAEATGLPIAMNLARAAAVFVGTVGSCALSGMIAMRKLANADPADLF
- a CDS encoding HlyD family efflux transporter periplasmic adaptor subunit — its product is MEPSKKTDSQPEIRDSELPLDVVKHNEMQTSNQRQGRRRIPRFFWLAFIPLFLFTGGVIGIYVQPPPLRYFLKITGLRPGGGTSNPIAVPVEQDAESEPEQATIRTVVALGRLVPEGKVITISPPFGAGDARIDEIKVEIGSRVERGETLALLDNRASLESAVASAEANVALQRTALAQTRMTIGAGLGEAQAALDRAKAGEALALQEYKRMKNLRGQNAVSQSELDQASAEFSQSRKDVAMAEATVTRFTAQEMETQPDVAVAKRKLDAAIADLNRAKHDLARGIVTAPVTGTILDIYARPGEKPGTKGILDIANVQRMTAELEVYQSEIGVIAVGQHVELSADPLTTSLFGIVSEIGFAVERQTTIRDDPAANTDARVIRVTVNLDADSSKRAARLTNLEVTGRIAVEDAQ